In Chlorocebus sabaeus isolate Y175 chromosome 11, mChlSab1.0.hap1, whole genome shotgun sequence, one DNA window encodes the following:
- the LOC140712819 gene encoding uncharacterized protein, with translation MSARPVLVNHMAVLQWKPRGNSGDETSGNWRPRTRDALLGGGPGSYPPPPGPPSLEVHRHGGSQACTLPGVGTPPGRSAPANFLEASRGPNPAGSRRPRSPSHLPYHSIPPPSLHSRWSASGAERRGTQRARRAALVLVAVVLRHGRSANARDGGGRDRAPLVAPRPLAPSLAWRRAGRQAGRQASKQAGGVGAPRRERARGPANAAAAAAESARSALLASVPRGRAPAPAVSWRVRAAARGLGLEAYNSQHAASGRRFRAARCTRAPWRSPEGVVVGA, from the exons ATGTCAGCAAGGCCAGTGCTAGTGAACCACATGGCAGTTCTCCAATG GAAGCCTCGTGGCAATTCGGGTGATGAAACATCAGGCAACTGGCGGCCACGCACTCGGGACGCGCTCCTCGGCGGCGGCCCCGGATCGTACCCACCCCCACCCGGTCCGCCCAGCCTGGAGGTGCACCGCCATGGAGGGTCCCAAGCCTGCACCCTCCCGGGCGTCGGGACTCCCCCGGGCCGGTCCGCCCCGGCCAACTTCCTCGAAGCCTCACGCGGACCAAATCCGGCCGGGTCCCGCCGCCCCCGATCCCCGAGTCACCTTCCCTATCACTCCATCCCGCCTCCCAGCCTGCACTCCAGATGGTCAGCCAGCGGAGCGGAGCGGCGCGGCACGCAGAGAGCTCGAAGAGCGGCCCTCGTCCTCGTCGCCGTAGTCCTCCGCCACGGCCGCAGCGCCAACGCCAGAGACGGAGGTGGCCGGGACCGCGCGCCTCTAGTCGCTCCGCGTCCCCTGGCACCTTCTCTTGCGTGGCGCCgggcgggcaggcaggcaggcaggcaagcaagcaagcaagcggGCGGGGTCGGCGCCCCAAGAAGGGAAAGAGCGCGAGGGCCGGCTaacgccgccgccgccgccgctgagTCAGCGCGAAGCGCGCTCCTCGCGTCGGTGCCGCGCGGGCGGGCGCCGGCGCCAGCAGTCTCATGGAGAGTGCGGGCGGCAGCCCgcgggctggggctggaggcctACAACTCCCAGCATGCAGCGAGCGGGCGGCGCTTCCGGGCGGCGAGGTGCACACGCGCTCCCTGGCGCTCGCCGGAAGGCGTGGTCGTCGGGGCTTGA